From a single Macrobrachium rosenbergii isolate ZJJX-2024 chromosome 9, ASM4041242v1, whole genome shotgun sequence genomic region:
- the LOC136842008 gene encoding putative golgin subfamily A member 6-like protein 19, giving the protein MEMEVRVEEDEKTKRVMERLCEVKERSMLWRWKCRVEEDEKTERVMERLCEVKERSMLWRWKCRVEEDEKTERVMERLCEVKERSMLWRWKCRVEEDEKTKKAMERLCEVKERSMLWRWKCRVEEDEKTERVMERLCEVKERSMLWRWKCRVEEDEKTERVMERLCEVKERSMLWRWKCRVEEDEKTERVMERLCEVKERSMLWRWKCRIEEDEKTKKAMERLFEVKERSMLWRWKCRVEEDEKTKKAMERL; this is encoded by the coding sequence atggagatggaagtgcggGTAGAAGAAGATGAGAAGACCAAGAGAGTGATGGAGAGACTGTGTGAGGTGAAGGAAAGaagcatgctatggagatggaagtgcagggtagaagaagatGAGAAGACCGAGAGAGTGATGGAGAGACTGTGTGAGGTGAAGGAAAGaagcatgctatggagatggaagtgcagggtagaagaagatGAGAAGACCGAGAGAGTGATGGAGAGACTGTGTGAGGTGAAGGAAAGaagcatgctatggagatggaagtgcagggtagaagaagacgAGAAGACCAAGAAAGCGATGGAGAGACTGTGTGAGGTGAAGGAAAGaagcatgctatggagatggaagtgcagggtagaagaagacgAGAAGACCGAGAGAGTGATGGAAAGACTGTGTGAGGTGAAGGAAAGaagcatgctatggagatggaagtgcagggtagaagaagatGAGAAGACCGAGAGAGTGATGGAGAGACTGTGTGAGGTGAAGGAAAGaagcatgctatggagatggaagtgcagggtagaagaagatGAGAAGACCGAGAGAGTGATGGAGAGACTGTGTGAGGTGAAGGAAAGaagcatgctatggagatggaagtgcaggaTAGAAGAAGATGAGAAGACCAAGAAAGCGATGGAGAGACTGTTTGAGGTGAAGGAAAGaagcatgctatggagatggaagtgcagggtagaagaagacgAGAAGACCAAGAAAGCGATGGAGAGACTGTGA